One part of the Salinivirga cyanobacteriivorans genome encodes these proteins:
- a CDS encoding adenylate/guanylate cyclase domain-containing protein codes for MISNGLYTVIIFDPAHTLALGDFHKQFPYIDFLHVSSDPGLHKEVDLMILVEKANSNDDIVLPENAVVWGVKNSLPDSLLDDILPPEPGQEYLFDKIQHFIEYLMQAPLAHRSLMQLANAIQNAVIIFNAKGDILWVNKAFEKIYGYKKQAFIQKFGRNLYSFSPTKGIEKKIAILKESKKSLDYLSSIHTPDGEIRYLQTTLSPVFDGTNIKWLVAIEADITGLKTSKILMEEQSASLQKMTEELTDANHELKAQSDKLSEQHQELTREKERTDELLHNILPEVVAHQLKKGKKKPKRHKSVTVMFADFKGFTKICKKHEPAEIVHTLDELFSIFDTIAEKHYLEKIKTIGDAYMCAGGMPMKNKSHHVNTVMAALEIQQFLFEYNKPRMLKKETVWECRIGIHSGEVFAGVVGQKKFAYDIWGDTVNLASRMETSGAVNSVNISETTHALVKDYFECIPRGEINVKNIGKVNMFFVVGLKPEYTDDPSGVRPNKKFEAILRRL; via the coding sequence ATGATTTCCAATGGCCTTTATACCGTAATTATATTCGACCCTGCACATACACTTGCACTCGGCGATTTTCATAAACAATTTCCTTATATTGACTTTTTACATGTTTCATCTGATCCAGGATTACACAAAGAAGTGGATCTTATGATTCTCGTTGAAAAGGCAAATAGTAATGATGATATAGTATTGCCTGAAAATGCAGTTGTGTGGGGCGTGAAGAATTCTTTGCCCGATAGTTTGCTCGACGATATATTACCTCCCGAACCCGGGCAAGAATATCTGTTTGATAAGATACAGCATTTTATCGAGTACCTTATGCAGGCACCGCTTGCGCACAGATCACTTATGCAATTGGCGAATGCAATACAAAATGCCGTGATTATTTTTAATGCTAAGGGCGATATATTGTGGGTGAACAAGGCATTTGAGAAAATATATGGATATAAAAAACAGGCTTTTATTCAAAAATTTGGACGTAACTTATATAGTTTTAGTCCCACTAAAGGAATTGAAAAGAAAATTGCAATATTAAAAGAATCTAAGAAGTCTTTGGATTACTTATCTTCTATTCATACACCAGATGGTGAGATCCGATATTTGCAAACTACACTTTCACCGGTTTTTGATGGAACCAATATAAAATGGCTCGTTGCCATTGAGGCCGATATAACCGGGCTAAAAACCTCAAAAATACTGATGGAGGAGCAAAGTGCCTCTTTACAGAAAATGACAGAGGAGCTCACAGATGCTAATCATGAACTTAAAGCACAAAGCGATAAGTTGAGCGAGCAACATCAGGAACTGACACGTGAAAAAGAACGTACAGACGAGTTATTACACAATATTCTCCCAGAAGTTGTGGCTCATCAGCTTAAGAAAGGTAAAAAGAAACCTAAACGACATAAGTCTGTAACTGTGATGTTTGCCGATTTTAAGGGTTTTACCAAAATTTGTAAGAAACATGAACCTGCTGAAATTGTGCATACCCTCGATGAATTGTTTTCCATATTTGATACAATAGCAGAAAAACATTATTTGGAAAAAATTAAGACCATAGGAGATGCCTATATGTGTGCCGGCGGAATGCCCATGAAAAACAAAAGCCACCATGTAAATACAGTTATGGCTGCCCTTGAAATACAACAATTTCTTTTTGAATATAATAAACCTCGCATGCTAAAAAAAGAAACGGTTTGGGAGTGCCGTATCGGAATACATTCTGGTGAAGTATTTGCCGGAGTAGTCGGCCAAAAAAAGTTTGCCTACGATATTTGGGGGGACACTGTAAACCTGGCATCCAGAATGGAAACCAGCGGTGCTGTAAACTCGGTGAATATTTCGGAAACAACCCATGCTTTGGTAAAAGATTATTTCGAATGCATTCCAAGAGGGGAGATTAACGTAAAAAATATTGGCAAAGTAAATATGTTTTTTGTGGTTGGTTTAAAGCCTGAATATACCGATGACCCTTCTGGAGTGAGACCTAACAAAAAATTTGAGGCTATTTTACGGCGGTTATAG
- a CDS encoding PKD domain-containing protein — protein MLLKLTSIAQVEIRGNVSKMQGDPLQEHPVYLYDENGFLDKTVTNEAGGYFFELNSEKDLLYIKTIGFCGFWDTYTDSVNLEKHTVFEIDFRICHNLAPIACDSKFTVRPQSEYNFSFIPITQANEFSTYEWHFGDGETSTSSEPEHRFEEQGVYNVSLIMQNPLGCIDTAAKEVLVGPESYVRGRIETNDNYLSNAFIWLIGFDSHQNSVINTIVPDAQGKFHFWCESQTKYLLKLVPDFSISNYSPRLLPTYLGNAYYWQDAEVLSIGHEIRDLVLVTLESDFVPHGFNEIHGYIHHDEAITLPITVYLLDESQEPIDFARVKEGKFDFENLPSGTYFVLPESPGKVSYPFRVNFDGDFDPEVTTEFKVGTTQINPLVGLEDLTFNENELTLSPMPVKDVLRIRSKFSLHNIQIYDIKGSLLKEIFLHGQKNANIETSDIDKGTYLVRYIAENELSGGAVFLK, from the coding sequence ATGCTATTGAAGCTGACTTCCATTGCACAAGTGGAAATTAGGGGCAATGTATCAAAAATGCAGGGCGATCCGCTTCAGGAACATCCTGTGTATTTATATGATGAAAATGGTTTTTTAGATAAAACTGTAACCAATGAAGCCGGAGGATACTTTTTTGAACTGAATAGTGAGAAAGATCTGCTGTATATTAAAACAATTGGTTTTTGTGGGTTTTGGGACACTTACACAGATTCAGTAAATCTGGAAAAGCATACTGTTTTTGAGATCGATTTTAGGATATGCCATAATCTGGCCCCAATAGCTTGTGATTCTAAGTTTACAGTCAGGCCACAATCGGAATATAATTTTTCATTTATCCCAATTACTCAAGCCAATGAATTTAGTACTTACGAATGGCATTTTGGCGATGGCGAAACAAGTACAAGTAGTGAGCCGGAACATCGATTTGAGGAGCAAGGCGTTTATAATGTAAGTCTGATCATGCAAAATCCTCTGGGTTGTATCGATACTGCTGCCAAAGAGGTATTGGTCGGGCCAGAAAGCTATGTCAGAGGACGTATTGAGACCAATGACAATTATCTCTCTAATGCATTTATTTGGCTTATCGGGTTTGATTCTCACCAAAATAGTGTAATAAATACAATTGTTCCGGATGCCCAGGGCAAGTTTCATTTTTGGTGTGAATCACAAACAAAATACCTGCTAAAATTAGTGCCGGATTTTAGTATTAGCAATTACTCACCGAGGTTATTGCCTACCTATTTGGGCAATGCCTATTATTGGCAGGATGCAGAGGTGCTCAGTATTGGTCATGAGATCAGAGACCTGGTGCTTGTTACGTTGGAATCTGACTTTGTGCCACATGGATTCAATGAAATTCACGGATATATTCATCATGACGAAGCCATAACCTTACCCATAACCGTTTACCTTCTAGATGAATCACAAGAGCCCATTGATTTTGCCCGGGTAAAAGAGGGTAAATTTGATTTTGAAAATCTACCATCAGGAACTTACTTTGTTTTGCCAGAATCACCAGGAAAGGTATCGTATCCGTTTAGAGTTAATTTTGATGGTGATTTTGATCCGGAAGTAACTACCGAGTTTAAAGTTGGCACTACCCAGATTAACCCCCTGGTTGGGCTAGAAGATTTAACTTTTAACGAAAATGAATTAACACTCTCTCCAATGCCAGTTAAAGATGTGCTTCGTATTCGTTCGAAATTCTCATTGCATAATATCCAGATTTATGATATTAAAGGGTCTTTGCTAAAAGAGATCTTTCTTCATGGCCAGAAAAATGCCAACATTGAAACAAGCGATATTGATAAAGGAACATATCTTGTTCGGTATATCGCTGAAAATGAGCTTTCAGGGGGGGCTGTCTTTTTAAAATAA